Proteins encoded by one window of Enterococcus saccharolyticus subsp. saccharolyticus:
- the comGB gene encoding competence type IV pilus assembly protein ComGB — translation MKKEIFRKQFLELLVALLENGFSLQESLSVMERSGQFPKVALHQFMTGLIQGNSFSQCFLQVGFSKQQALQIQLAETHGDLNHTLRLMLQHIRLFEKQQKELRKVATYPILLLTFVVSLLIGMRLFLLPPLLESGMIDPQHLGMLFLKYSPFILMGIVLIGCLVSFVITWHFKQRSILEKARFLAKIPFFGTLYQLYQTSYFALEWGRLFRQGMEAHQILAYMMAIEQETLLTAVAKEVHEGLALGQSLATQLERYPFLTKEFPLIIYQGEVKGKLGEELFIYSQLLLNKFIVQIEKYMQWIQPLVFLFVAMLILAIYMAMFLPIYGNIGGMME, via the coding sequence ATGAAAAAAGAAATTTTTCGTAAGCAATTTTTAGAGTTATTGGTTGCCTTATTGGAAAATGGTTTTTCCTTACAAGAAAGTTTATCCGTGATGGAAAGAAGTGGGCAATTTCCCAAAGTAGCACTGCATCAGTTTATGACAGGATTAATACAAGGAAATTCTTTTTCCCAATGTTTTTTACAAGTGGGTTTTTCTAAACAGCAAGCACTACAAATTCAACTAGCTGAGACACATGGCGATTTAAATCATACCTTACGTCTCATGTTGCAACATATCCGATTATTTGAAAAACAACAAAAAGAATTACGCAAAGTAGCAACCTATCCGATTTTGTTATTGACGTTTGTGGTGTCTTTATTAATTGGTATGCGTTTATTTTTATTGCCACCTTTATTGGAATCAGGAATGATTGATCCCCAGCATTTAGGGATGTTGTTTCTGAAATATAGCCCATTTATTTTGATGGGTATCGTCCTTATAGGATGTTTGGTTAGTTTCGTGATTACTTGGCATTTTAAGCAACGGAGTATTCTAGAAAAAGCCCGCTTTCTTGCTAAGATACCTTTCTTTGGTACGTTGTATCAATTGTATCAAACAAGTTATTTTGCTTTAGAATGGGGGCGATTATTTAGACAAGGGATGGAAGCACATCAAATTTTAGCGTATATGATGGCAATTGAACAAGAAACCTTGTTAACTGCTGTCGCCAAAGAAGTCCATGAAGGATTAGCCTTGGGTCAAAGCTTAGCGACGCAATTAGAGCGTTATCCATTTTTAACAAAAGAATTTCCGTTAATTATCTATCAAGGCGAAGTAAAGGGGAAACTCGGAGAAGAATTGTTTATTTATAGTCAGCTACTTTTAAATAAATTTATTGTTCAAATAGAGAAATATATGCAATGGATTCAACCATTGGTGTTTTTGTTTGTCGCGATGTTAATTTTAGCTATTTATATGGCGATGTTTTTACCAATTTATGGAAATATAGGAGGAATGATGGAATGA
- the comGC gene encoding competence type IV pilus major pilin ComGC has translation MKKKIYEGFTLIEMMIVLLIVSILVMLFIPNLMHGRETVKKQGDSAVVKSVETQIDLFELENNRKMTEEDMTREIPAEQLKIYRAAKP, from the coding sequence ATGAAAAAGAAGATTTATGAAGGTTTTACTTTAATCGAAATGATGATTGTTTTGCTTATCGTAAGCATTTTAGTAATGCTATTTATTCCCAATTTAATGCATGGACGAGAAACGGTCAAAAAGCAAGGGGATTCAGCAGTCGTTAAATCTGTAGAGACACAGATTGATTTATTTGAATTAGAAAATAATCGCAAAATGACTGAAGAAGATATGACACGTGAAATTCCTGCTGAACAATTAAAAATTTATCGAGCAGCAAAACCGTAA
- the comGD gene encoding competence type IV pilus minor pilin ComGD yields MKKQEGFTLMESLLVLFIVSIVIALPTILVKETTKTVETLYFFDRLEKSILTCQQVAIISNKSADILQPDLTQLAFQLTTGDWLEPLTVPDTLSASKLSKKISFSGGTGNVGQQRQIQFIWQEKKQKVAYVFRFGKGHYNKVITPL; encoded by the coding sequence ATGAAAAAACAGGAAGGATTTACGTTGATGGAATCACTATTAGTATTATTCATTGTCTCGATTGTGATTGCTTTACCGACAATTTTGGTCAAAGAAACGACAAAAACAGTAGAAACACTTTATTTTTTTGATCGATTAGAAAAAAGTATTTTAACGTGCCAACAAGTCGCGATTATTTCCAATAAAAGTGCGGATATTTTACAGCCCGATTTGACGCAATTGGCGTTTCAATTAACAACGGGGGACTGGTTGGAACCTCTGACAGTCCCAGATACATTAAGCGCCAGTAAACTAAGTAAAAAAATTTCATTTTCAGGAGGAACCGGCAATGTGGGACAGCAAAGACAAATTCAGTTTATATGGCAAGAAAAAAAGCAAAAAGTTGCCTATGTTTTTCGTTTTGGAAAAGGTCACTACAACAAAGTTATTACCCCACTTTAA
- the comGF gene encoding competence type IV pilus minor pilin ComGF produces MNYKGFTLIECLVALALFSLCLGLLPPMMVQSGKMNQLVFGRHEQEWHVFLLQLENKLSEGEFVRIKSNKLIFNKPRSVENKVYECRIEYNANNQEIVIRDDGGYEPILTSVARVNFTEQAYSVTFEITFINGEKRYGKWAIS; encoded by the coding sequence GTGAATTATAAAGGGTTTACGCTTATTGAATGTTTGGTTGCGCTAGCTCTATTCAGTCTGTGTTTAGGGTTACTTCCACCAATGATGGTGCAAAGTGGCAAGATGAATCAATTGGTTTTTGGTCGTCATGAACAAGAATGGCATGTCTTTTTATTGCAACTTGAAAATAAATTATCAGAAGGTGAATTTGTACGGATAAAAAGCAATAAACTTATTTTTAATAAACCACGAAGCGTGGAAAATAAAGTGTATGAATGTCGTATTGAATACAATGCGAACAATCAAGAAATTGTTATCCGCGATGATGGAGGCTATGAGCCTATTCTGACTTCAGTTGCACGCGTCAATTTTACCGAACAGGCGTATAGTGTTACGTTTGAAATAACTTTTATTAATGGAGAAAAGCGATATGGCAAATGGGCGATTTCTTAA
- the comGG gene encoding competence type IV pilus minor pilin ComGG, translating into MANGRFLNYQGGILITAIFTIGLLSTFLFFLIGNYRNAVEFSTRTRRYYEMRIMTELFLKDYSEITHGTTSGSAHYNTGDIQYIMQDNQLIVTAFAGKYKQVYRETLKNNTENTSIDTELNRKNEKNGNKEITDEN; encoded by the coding sequence ATGGCAAATGGGCGATTTCTTAACTATCAAGGAGGAATTTTAATTACTGCAATTTTTACGATTGGTTTACTTAGCACATTCTTATTTTTTTTAATTGGAAACTATCGAAATGCCGTTGAATTTTCCACACGTACACGTCGTTATTATGAAATGCGGATTATGACTGAATTATTTTTAAAAGATTATTCAGAAATAACTCACGGAACTACCAGTGGTAGCGCACACTACAATACTGGCGATATCCAATATATTATGCAAGACAATCAGCTAATTGTCACAGCATTTGCAGGGAAATATAAGCAAGTTTATCGTGAAACACTCAAGAACAATACAGAAAATACTTCTATTGATACAGAATTGAATCGAAAAAATGAGAAAAATGGGAATAAAGAAATAACAGATGAGAATTAA
- a CDS encoding class I SAM-dependent methyltransferase: MFPEKIEESFHLHLEAIQLLQTALESSYLDAYVEHVENIVDQYQVRVIDGVPDAKTAEKVNEIYRKLQTISLEQEEIRKLSQLLLLKGAQTEPLQPNHQLTPDSIGFLFVFLIEQLTKKDHPITVLDLSVGMGNLLLTVISNLAIANYHVAGIGVDNDETLLGIAAANSQWLQVDTQLFHQDGLQSLLVDPVDIAIGDLPVGYYPIDEKAQEFVTGSEDGHTFAHHLLMEQSMNYVKDGGFGLFLVPSNFLETEQSSYLKKWLGDTVYLQGIIQLPDELFKNEVSRKSILILQRKGTEIQQVPEVLLAKLTSLKDPKHVTAFFQEFITWKKSSGLN; this comes from the coding sequence ATGTTTCCAGAAAAAATTGAAGAAAGCTTCCATTTGCATCTTGAAGCCATTCAATTGTTGCAAACTGCATTGGAGTCCTCGTATTTGGATGCCTATGTAGAACATGTGGAAAATATCGTTGATCAATACCAAGTACGTGTGATTGATGGGGTTCCAGATGCAAAAACTGCTGAAAAAGTAAATGAAATCTATCGTAAATTACAAACAATTTCGTTAGAACAAGAAGAAATTCGTAAACTTTCCCAGTTGTTGCTACTTAAAGGGGCGCAAACAGAACCCTTACAGCCAAACCATCAATTGACACCTGATAGTATTGGCTTTTTATTTGTTTTCTTAATTGAACAATTAACGAAAAAAGATCATCCAATAACTGTTCTTGATTTATCGGTAGGAATGGGGAATTTATTATTAACAGTTATCAGTAATTTGGCAATTGCCAATTATCATGTTGCTGGTATCGGTGTGGATAATGATGAAACGTTATTAGGTATTGCAGCCGCAAATAGTCAATGGTTGCAAGTAGATACCCAATTATTCCACCAAGATGGTTTACAAAGTTTATTAGTTGATCCGGTTGATATTGCTATAGGTGATTTACCAGTTGGCTATTATCCGATTGATGAAAAAGCACAAGAATTTGTCACTGGCTCAGAAGATGGCCATACTTTTGCACATCATTTATTGATGGAACAAAGTATGAATTATGTGAAAGATGGCGGTTTTGGTTTGTTTTTAGTTCCTTCAAACTTCTTAGAGACCGAGCAAAGCAGTTATTTAAAAAAATGGTTAGGCGATACAGTTTATTTACAAGGCATTATTCAATTGCCAGATGAATTGTTTAAAAATGAAGTTTCTCGTAAGAGCATTCTGATTTTACAACGCAAAGGCACAGAGATTCAACAAGTACCTGAAGTGCTATTAGCAAAATTAACCTCATTGAAAGATCCAAAACATGTCACAGCGTTCTTTCAAGAGTTCATTACTTGGAAAAAAAGTAGTGGTTTGAATTAG
- a CDS encoding acetate/propionate family kinase, with amino-acid sequence MSKTIAINAGSSSLKWQLYQMPEETVIAKGIVERIGLNDSIFTIKYGEDQKFEQIIDIPDHEVAVKMLLDQLIELSILGSYDEITGVGHRVVQGGSYFDKSVVIDEDVIAKIEELADFAPLHNPANIMGIKAFQNLLPNIVSVAVFDTAFHSTMPKVNYLYSLPKEFYEEYGVRKYGAHGTSHQYVAHRAADMLGRPIEELKIITCHLGNGASITAVDGGKSVDTSMGFTPLAGVTMGTRSGDLDPAILPFLMDKLNIDIKEMINILNKKSGLQGLTGISSDMRDLEANTDKEEVTTALDIFADRIRKYIGSYVTVMNGVDAIVFTAGIGENDANARANIINGMTWFGCELDPEKNATRGKELDISTPESKVKVLLIPTDEELVIARDVEALRG; translated from the coding sequence ATGTCTAAAACAATTGCAATTAATGCAGGAAGTTCAAGTCTAAAATGGCAATTATATCAAATGCCAGAAGAAACAGTAATCGCGAAAGGTATCGTAGAACGTATTGGTTTAAACGATTCAATCTTCACAATCAAATATGGAGAAGATCAAAAATTTGAACAAATTATTGATATCCCAGACCATGAAGTAGCTGTTAAAATGTTATTAGATCAGTTAATCGAACTAAGCATTTTAGGTTCTTACGATGAAATTACTGGTGTTGGTCACCGCGTTGTTCAAGGTGGTAGTTACTTTGATAAATCAGTGGTTATTGATGAAGATGTTATAGCAAAAATTGAAGAATTAGCTGATTTTGCACCATTACACAACCCAGCAAACATTATGGGAATTAAAGCATTCCAAAATCTATTACCAAACATTGTGAGTGTAGCTGTATTTGATACTGCTTTCCATTCAACAATGCCAAAAGTAAACTACTTATATAGCTTACCAAAAGAATTCTATGAAGAATATGGCGTACGTAAATATGGCGCACATGGAACAAGTCATCAATACGTGGCACACCGCGCAGCAGATATGTTAGGTCGCCCAATTGAAGAGCTAAAAATCATCACTTGTCATTTAGGTAATGGCGCATCTATCACAGCAGTTGATGGTGGTAAATCAGTAGATACATCAATGGGCTTCACACCTTTAGCTGGTGTAACGATGGGTACTCGTTCTGGTGATTTAGATCCAGCGATTTTACCATTCTTAATGGATAAATTGAATATTGATATTAAAGAAATGATTAACATTTTAAACAAAAAATCTGGTTTACAAGGTTTAACTGGTATTTCAAGCGATATGCGTGATTTAGAAGCAAACACGGACAAAGAAGAAGTAACGACTGCGTTAGATATCTTTGCTGACCGTATCCGTAAATACATTGGTTCTTACGTAACAGTAATGAACGGTGTAGATGCCATTGTCTTCACAGCTGGTATCGGTGAAAACGACGCCAACGCTCGTGCTAATATCATTAACGGTATGACTTGGTTTGGTTGTGAATTAGATCCAGAGAAAAACGCAACACGCGGAAAAGAACTAGACATCTCAACACCAGAATCAAAAGTAAAAGTACTATTGATTCCAACAGATGAAGAATTAGTTATCGCTCGCGATGTAGAAGCATTACGTGGCTAA
- a CDS encoding PfkB family carbohydrate kinase, which translates to MNKSILEMLTYIREQIDENIPVFMDVSGHQLLSLLKNKDYKPSFIKPNVHELGEILHKEIETKEQAQKELAHPYFQRIDYIMISCGDEGALCKVGDDFYDITIPSIDIVNTTGSGDASVGGFAHAVENNFSLEDTFKYSMACGMSNAQHGEVGFINKADVEKFIQQIHVQKLTIA; encoded by the coding sequence ATGAACAAATCTATTTTAGAAATGCTTACGTATATTCGTGAACAAATTGATGAAAACATCCCCGTATTCATGGATGTATCAGGTCACCAGTTACTGTCTCTTTTAAAAAACAAAGACTATAAACCAAGTTTCATCAAACCGAATGTCCATGAGTTAGGAGAAATTCTGCATAAAGAAATTGAGACCAAAGAACAAGCTCAAAAAGAGTTAGCTCATCCCTATTTTCAAAGAATTGACTATATTATGATTTCCTGTGGTGATGAAGGAGCTTTGTGTAAAGTTGGAGATGATTTTTACGACATTACCATCCCCTCAATTGATATTGTTAATACTACAGGGTCTGGTGATGCGTCGGTTGGTGGCTTCGCACATGCCGTTGAAAATAATTTTTCTTTAGAAGATACGTTCAAATATTCTATGGCATGTGGTATGTCGAATGCACAACATGGCGAAGTCGGTTTTATCAATAAAGCCGATGTTGAAAAATTTATTCAACAAATTCATGTCCAAAAACTAACGATTGCATAA
- a CDS encoding PfkB family carbohydrate kinase, whose product MIVTVTMNPSIDLAYFIEHFKLGRMNRFDSPTKSIGGKEINTGRTAALSGSDVRLTGFLAGDVGELVERYLQAENLFTLDMLDTSGETRNAITIMHDNHTHTEIVESGPEISDEEVYHLLAKLKNIYQQENLKVICISGSINSKNEQIYFRNAYVYS is encoded by the coding sequence ATGATTGTTACGGTTACGATGAATCCATCAATTGATTTGGCCTATTTTATCGAGCATTTTAAATTAGGACGAATGAATCGCTTTGACTCTCCCACAAAATCAATTGGCGGTAAGGAGATTAATACCGGACGTACTGCTGCTTTATCGGGATCGGACGTACGCTTAACAGGCTTTTTAGCAGGGGATGTCGGTGAATTGGTTGAACGATACTTACAAGCTGAAAATTTATTTACCCTAGATATGCTAGATACTTCTGGGGAAACAAGAAATGCCATCACGATTATGCATGATAACCATACACACACCGAAATTGTAGAAAGCGGTCCTGAAATTTCAGATGAGGAAGTTTACCACTTGTTAGCTAAATTAAAAAATATTTATCAGCAAGAAAATCTGAAAGTTATTTGTATTTCTGGTTCAATTAATTCTAAAAATGAACAAATCTATTTTAGAAATGCTTACGTATATTCGTGA
- a CDS encoding class II aldolase/adducin family protein has protein sequence MSDGRMMFEREREDMAKIVKLIFSRKLTNVAGGNFSFKATDKDGKDYIIMTPTMMSEAYLGELSAAQILVVEPHTRKVVSGIGKLTREINMHEAMYDTNPEIKAVLHAHAPNAMFWATTELPMPNLTEATQKVAAVPVLDFAPNCSEELASITSTYIKENNLTVPHMLLLDSHGVLINATGETGVMAIHKALSILDTVEWNAEIAYKQAIFQALGITDGFYSKGEKIGDLDELKSGKAIYNKAKIAAGGD, from the coding sequence ATGTCTGATGGACGTATGATGTTTGAACGAGAACGAGAAGATATGGCAAAAATTGTAAAGCTGATTTTTTCTAGAAAATTAACCAATGTTGCTGGAGGAAACTTTTCTTTTAAAGCAACAGATAAAGATGGAAAAGACTACATTATTATGACACCAACGATGATGTCTGAAGCGTATTTGGGCGAGTTGAGTGCTGCACAAATTTTAGTTGTTGAACCTCATACTCGAAAAGTAGTTAGTGGTATTGGGAAATTAACACGAGAAATTAATATGCATGAGGCAATGTACGATACTAATCCTGAAATTAAAGCTGTTTTACATGCACATGCTCCTAATGCGATGTTTTGGGCAACAACTGAACTCCCTATGCCCAATCTAACTGAAGCTACACAAAAAGTTGCAGCAGTACCCGTACTAGATTTTGCGCCAAACTGTTCAGAAGAGTTAGCAAGTATCACGAGTACGTATATTAAAGAAAATAATTTAACAGTACCACACATGTTATTGTTGGATAGTCATGGGGTATTAATTAATGCGACTGGAGAAACAGGAGTGATGGCCATCCATAAAGCTTTATCTATTTTAGATACAGTTGAATGGAATGCTGAAATTGCATACAAACAAGCTATTTTTCAAGCGTTAGGCATTACAGATGGTTTTTATTCTAAAGGAGAAAAAATTGGTGATTTGGATGAACTTAAATCAGGAAAAGCAATTTACAATAAGGCTAAAATTGCCGCAGGTGGAGATTAA
- a CDS encoding alcohol dehydrogenase catalytic domain-containing protein, whose amino-acid sequence MVKMKVAVMDGIGKTSFVEREIPKPKKDEALVKLEYVGVCGSDLHYYETGAIGNYVVEPPFVLGHDPGGVVVEVGADVTHLAVGDKVALEPGKTFGKCDFCRTGRYNLCPDVVFFATPPIDGVFQEYVAHEANLCFKLPENVDTMSGALIEPLAVGFHAHFKEKQKLGNEQ is encoded by the coding sequence ATGGTAAAAATGAAAGTAGCAGTGATGGATGGGATTGGCAAAACGAGTTTTGTCGAACGAGAAATTCCCAAACCGAAGAAAGATGAAGCGTTAGTGAAACTAGAATATGTGGGTGTTTGTGGGTCTGATTTACATTATTATGAGACGGGTGCTATTGGCAATTATGTGGTGGAACCACCTTTTGTTTTGGGACACGATCCTGGCGGGGTGGTCGTTGAAGTGGGTGCGGATGTGACACATCTTGCAGTCGGAGATAAAGTTGCTTTAGAACCGGGGAAAACGTTTGGGAAATGTGACTTTTGTCGGACTGGACGCTATAATTTGTGTCCTGATGTGGTCTTTTTTGCGACACCGCCAATTGATGGTGTCTTCCAAGAATATGTTGCTCATGAAGCAAACTTATGTTTTAAATTGCCTGAGAATGTCGATACAATGTCAGGTGCGTTGATTGAACCGTTGGCAGTTGGTTTCCATGCTCATTTCAAGGAGAAGCAAAAATTGGGCAACGAGCAGTAG
- a CDS encoding NAD(P)H-hydrate dehydratase, whose protein sequence is MTFMKQLTEKCLNIIQPRPEISHKGTFGRVVLIGGNAQYGGAIIMSAEACVRAGAGLVTVITDSVNHTALHARLPEVMVVDWYDEQQIDDVFATADVCLIGPGLGLEKHSQELLAFVLAHQSKQWLVIDGSAITLLANTTFTLTVPEQTVFTPHQMEWQRLSNLPMNQQNQQTNQQAQQQLQATVVLKSHRTEIYHHTGIYQNPLGNPGMATGGMGDTLAGILAGFLAQFPKELATIQAAVYLHSYIGDQLAKNRYVVLPTEISAALPFWMNYFANA, encoded by the coding sequence CTGACGTTTATGAAACAACTAACTGAAAAATGTCTCAACATCATTCAACCTCGTCCCGAAATTTCTCATAAAGGCACATTTGGGCGGGTCGTTTTAATTGGGGGCAATGCGCAATATGGCGGAGCAATTATCATGAGTGCCGAAGCTTGTGTCCGCGCTGGTGCTGGTTTAGTTACCGTGATTACAGACTCGGTAAACCACACTGCCTTACATGCGCGCCTGCCAGAAGTAATGGTCGTCGATTGGTATGACGAGCAACAAATCGATGACGTTTTTGCAACAGCAGATGTCTGTTTGATTGGACCCGGTTTAGGTTTAGAAAAACACAGCCAAGAATTGCTGGCTTTTGTTTTGGCACATCAATCCAAACAATGGCTTGTCATTGATGGTTCGGCAATTACATTATTGGCAAATACCACGTTTACCTTGACCGTACCAGAACAAACCGTATTCACGCCCCATCAAATGGAATGGCAACGCTTGAGCAACCTTCCAATGAACCAACAAAATCAACAGACAAATCAGCAGGCGCAACAACAGTTACAAGCAACCGTAGTGTTAAAAAGTCACCGTACAGAAATTTACCACCACACAGGTATCTATCAAAATCCTTTAGGCAACCCTGGGATGGCCACTGGTGGAATGGGCGATACTTTAGCAGGCATACTTGCTGGTTTTTTAGCCCAATTTCCCAAAGAATTGGCGACCATTCAAGCTGCTGTCTATCTTCATAGTTATATTGGTGACCAACTCGCCAAAAACCGCTATGTTGTTTTGCCAACTGAAATCAGTGCTGCACTGCCATTTTGGATGAATTATTTCGCAAATGCTTGA
- the pepV gene encoding dipeptidase PepV, whose translation MTIDWQKEVDARKDDLLQDLIDLLKVKSEREDDKVTSDAPFGPGPRDALLHMLAYGERDGFVVKNVDNYAGHIEYGEGDETLGIFGHMDVVPAGDGWDTDPYNPVVKDNKIYARGSSDDKGPSIAAYYGMKIIKELGLPLSKKIRFVVGSDEESGWADMDYYFEHEEKPDFGFSPDAEFPIINGEKGNVSIAVHLPNGNEGEYTLESFVSGLRANMVPGTAQAVVTAPDADKVAELTTAFATYLEANPVNGTSSVDGLTVTFDLIGKGAHGASPQIGINAATFLAVFLNDYAFAGGAKNFIQVVAQYLHEDVYGEKLHTAYEDEKMGKLTMNAGLFEFAKDKDQAFINLNFRYPQGTTLEAIEAGLQETIGTLGATFSTEPHHMTPHYVPQDDPLVKTLLAVYEEHTGEKGFEQIIGGGTYGRLLKRGVAYGAMFPGYTDTMHQANEFMSLDDLFRAAVIYADAIYRLAK comes from the coding sequence ATGACAATTGATTGGCAAAAAGAAGTCGATGCACGAAAAGATGATTTGTTGCAAGATTTAATCGACTTATTAAAAGTAAAAAGTGAACGCGAGGACGATAAAGTAACGTCGGATGCACCGTTTGGCCCTGGACCTCGTGATGCACTATTACACATGTTAGCATATGGCGAACGTGATGGTTTTGTCGTGAAAAATGTGGATAACTACGCTGGACATATTGAATATGGTGAAGGCGATGAAACATTGGGCATTTTTGGTCATATGGACGTTGTACCAGCTGGCGATGGTTGGGATACTGATCCATATAATCCAGTTGTGAAGGATAATAAGATTTATGCACGTGGTTCATCAGATGATAAAGGACCAAGTATTGCGGCTTATTATGGCATGAAAATTATTAAAGAATTAGGTTTACCGTTATCAAAAAAAATCCGTTTTGTCGTTGGCTCTGATGAAGAAAGTGGCTGGGCAGATATGGATTATTACTTCGAACATGAAGAAAAACCAGACTTTGGTTTCTCACCAGATGCAGAATTCCCAATTATTAATGGTGAAAAAGGCAATGTTTCAATTGCTGTACATTTACCAAATGGGAATGAAGGCGAGTATACGTTAGAAAGCTTTGTTTCTGGTTTGCGTGCCAACATGGTGCCAGGTACAGCACAAGCAGTAGTGACTGCTCCTGATGCAGATAAAGTAGCAGAATTAACAACAGCTTTTGCCACTTATTTGGAAGCAAATCCAGTGAACGGGACGAGTAGCGTGGATGGCTTAACAGTAACGTTCGATTTAATTGGAAAAGGCGCACACGGTGCAAGCCCGCAAATTGGTATCAATGCTGCCACATTTTTAGCTGTTTTCTTAAACGACTATGCGTTTGCTGGTGGTGCAAAAAACTTTATCCAAGTGGTTGCTCAATACCTTCATGAAGATGTCTACGGCGAAAAACTACACACTGCTTATGAAGATGAAAAAATGGGTAAATTAACTATGAATGCTGGCTTGTTTGAGTTTGCAAAAGACAAAGACCAAGCATTTATTAACTTGAATTTCCGTTATCCTCAAGGGACAACCTTGGAAGCGATTGAAGCTGGTTTACAAGAAACAATCGGTACACTTGGTGCGACGTTCTCGACAGAACCACATCATATGACACCGCATTATGTTCCTCAAGATGATCCATTGGTGAAAACATTATTGGCAGTTTATGAAGAGCATACTGGTGAAAAAGGCTTTGAACAAATTATCGGTGGTGGAACGTATGGACGTTTGTTAAAACGCGGTGTAGCGTATGGCGCAATGTTCCCAGGTTACACAGATACGATGCATCAAGCCAACGAATTTATGTCATTAGATGACTTATTCCGTGCAGCAGTAATCTATGCTGATGCCATTTATCGTTTAGCTAAATAA
- a CDS encoding PH domain-containing protein, which produces MGLFDGLMGNATEANHKEITKQLADVLIPDEHVDLAFKLVRDLVVFTDYRLIIVDKQGITGKKVTYKSIPYKSISRFSVETSGHFDLDAELKIWISSGVEPAELLQFRKDKNITQIQKALAAAVLS; this is translated from the coding sequence ATGGGTTTATTTGATGGATTAATGGGCAATGCCACTGAAGCGAATCATAAAGAAATCACCAAACAATTAGCCGATGTGCTAATTCCCGATGAACATGTTGACTTAGCATTTAAATTAGTGCGTGACTTAGTCGTCTTTACTGACTATCGTTTGATTATTGTCGACAAACAAGGGATTACTGGGAAAAAAGTGACCTATAAATCAATTCCTTATAAAAGTATTTCACGTTTCAGCGTTGAAACATCAGGGCATTTCGATTTAGATGCAGAACTAAAAATTTGGATTTCCAGTGGTGTCGAACCTGCGGAATTATTACAGTTTAGAAAAGATAAAAATATTACACAAATTCAAAAAGCGTTAGCCGCAGCTGTATTAAGCTAA